Within the Eucalyptus grandis isolate ANBG69807.140 chromosome 1, ASM1654582v1, whole genome shotgun sequence genome, the region GGTTGGATGTTCGCACCCCTCCCCCATCCTTAGTACAACATATTTGGGAAGGAAcacaaaggaaatgaaaatagaatgaataataattggtatttctctttcttggatGTCAACCAAATGTTTGAAAACTGAGGATATTACTTGTGTCCGTTGTGTTAGGTTATAGGATAATCTCATCAAGCAGTAGGAGCCAAAAGCTCCCAGTTGGGGCCACCCCGCTTGCCTGGTAATCCAGATAGATTGATAAGACtgtatttcttattttaatgtgCTGGTGCCTACTTGCTCAACTCTCGCTAAGTTCCCCTATGTATATTTGTCTTCTCTAGAAGAAAGGATTACCTTCTAGGTGTTTTACATTTTTGAAGTCTCCAGGTCCAAATTAAATCGGGATGAAGCATTTTAAGGACTTGCATAGATCTAATGATCCTTAAAGAGGATTGAAATGGATTTTATCGATAAGCTCGGACTGATCGATTGGGAGTGCACCCCCCTTTTCATCCTTAGTATGACATTTGCGAAAGTACACAAAGGAAATGAAAACGAAATGGATGTCAATAGAATGTTTGATATTATTTGAGCACCTGATTAATCTCTATGGGATATGGCAATCCCCTATTCTACACGCATCATGTAATTATGACGACACAGAagtaaatccaaaaaaatgcgcAAGTGATGATTTGAATCCTGATCTTGTGCGAGAAGGACAAATACCTAAATCATTTGAGCAATCCATTATAGTTATggaattgatatttttaatctATGTTTTAtcctaataagaaaaaaaaacaatgtgggAATTCAAAACGGATTGAAGTCAACTGTCAAATGTGCCCCCGGAAAGAAGTATGAGagacacccaaaaaaaaaaagtgcacttgaaaggaaatttccgaccaaaaataaaagaaatcaaatatgGGGTCTTTTGGAAGGAAAGTAATGTCCAGTCCACTCCATCCCCCACGGCAAGGATTGCCAATCCTTTAAATAATGGAATGGTTGCtctcattatttattttctttttgttccaagAATGGTTGCTCTCATTGGGACGCTCGTATTCGCTGATGATGTGATCACGCCAAACGTGAAATAAGGGACactgaccaaaaaaatcttaaatacaTTGcgtttttatcaattcaattctaaattttttaattttaccaattgagtcacaAATATTTCTACATTTTGTCAAATGACtccattcagtcaattttgattggaaatcaccGAGGTGAATGTTGATCATctaacattgacaatttttaataataataatttttttcctttttcttttttccttcttttctttttccttttcccctctGTGAGGCCTTGTTGATGGCCAATGGAGGTTGTCAGTCtgaggcaagggttgccctcgccaTTCTCGAGCAAGGGATGCTCAGGCCACCCTTGTCGAATCAGGCAGGGGTGGTCCATGCTCAGCCAAGCAAGAGtgaccgaggaggaggaggaggaggaggaggaggaaaagagaataaaataaaaaggaggaaatgagaataaaataaaaagataaaataaaaattgaaatatatttaaatattataaaataattgtcCACGTCTGCGTCGGGCATGTTATATAATATAACCGGCgttcattttaataattttcgatcaaaattaattgaattgactcaattagtaaaacgTGAGAAGATTCACAACTCTACTGCTAAAATCGAAATATCCAGACTTGATTTGGCAAAAAGTAGGGTGTATTCAACACTCTCTGGACAATTTTCCTTGCTGGAATCATCACTCCACCACTCCAATCCTTATCCCACAAACCACAAAACGCCGACCATCGAAGCAAAGAGATTTCTCCATCACGGATGCCGGCTGCTTTGCGaacgacgatgatgatgatgatgatgatgacgatgatgatggtcatcatatcatcatcattcatcaTCCCTCCAAGGCAGGCAGGGGAGGGAGGACGGCAGCAGCAGCACCGGCTAAAAACGCTGTTGATTAAGACTCTCGGTCCGTCCGCTAGTCAAAACAAGGACAGAGAGCtcccccctccttctctctctcccattcCAGCATCCTCACCGACGCCAGCAGACCAAATGGGAAAAGCGAGAAAAACGCGAAAGACCAAAGAGCACCAACAGCGAAATCTAAAAGTAGGCGTAGTAGGGTTCCTCGCATTGCTTTTTGCGTCCCTGTAAATCccctcccctctccctctctctctctctctttctggtaCACACCACAGCACCTACAATCTaatatattaaacaaaagattttgtcttcttctctctcttctctctctcttgttcccACTACTTCACACCCCGGTCTTTGCTCCACTGGCCATCGTCGTCCATCCAGGCCGTGGGAAGCTTATCTCCTTCGCTCCGCTAGAGATTCTTCCCCCTACCCGATTGCCCTGCCTCCCCTCTGACCCTCCTCCCGCGCGCTTGCCATAACCCCACGAGTCGTTCCCCCTCTCCTCTTCGCTGTCCGGGTCGCACGAATTTTCCCTCGTCTGTCTCCTTCGAGAAGTGGATCCCGAAATCCATTCGGCCGCCCGCCCGTGTGGTTCGATCGGAGGGTGCGCTTCTGTTGCATTGCGCGCGTGGTATTTCTTCCCTCCTTCGGGTTCGGGAGTCTGGCGGGGCTGGTTCTTTTTCGCCATTATTGGGTCTTTATCGAGACCCATATCCGTGTAAGTTCCAGATTCGGGGTCTTTTTCCGGGGTGAGTTGATTATATGTtgtattttattgattttggacATGGGTTTGATTGGGAAGGCTGTTGCTGATGAAGAGCTAGAAGGAGGAGTCATTAATGCTCTTGATGTTGGGATTATATGGTAATGCTGGAGGAATCGAGGGGCTATAATCCCTTTTCTCAGGAAATATTATTAAGGCGTTGAGTGTTTGTGGGATTTTTGGCTTCTTTTACAAGGAtccaaaaaagagaggaaagtgATATGAGCAACGGTTGAAACCTTCAAAGCCGCTTTACATTGAGTACCGCCCATATGGAATATCTTTTCCTTACTCagcatctattttttttctcttcccagTTCGGAGAGTTGTCAGTCGTGCATTTCTGGAATTCTGTATGTGGTTCAGTAATGTCATGGAATTTCGGTGATGGTAAATGTGCTTGAAGAACCCCTTGAAGCTTTCCGGCTTTTCCAATTAGGGATCTTGAAGAACCCCTTGAGTTCTGAGCTATTCAGCAGTATTGGGGAAGTTGATTGAGTTTTGTGGGTCTTTGCTTTTACTGGGTTCGTGAGGTGAATAAAGATCGAAAAAGTGCGCGGTGCTGATCTTCGCACTCGCAGAAGGCATCGATGGGGCTTCTTCGAAGTCTCACGATGCTTATGCTTCAGTTATGGTTGTTGCGACCAATGAAACTTGGAGCCCAGAATGTTTCTACTGGGAATTTCAGTTCTGCTAGGGCTTTGGATATGATTCTTCAGGACTATGCTTACGAGGCGTTCGTCCGTCCGAGAACTGGGATTCCTTATGGTGGGAGAGTTCCGTTGAATTTGACCGGTATCAATATAACAGCGATGAGGCTCAGAAGTGGGAGCTTGAGGACCAGAGGTGTTAAGATGTACAGAGAGTTTGAGATTCCAACTGGTGTTATCGTGCGCCCGTATGTGAAGAGGCTAGTTCTGGTGTACCAGAACCTTGGCATTTTGTCTGAAGGGTACTATCCTTTGCCTAGTCATAAATATTTAGCTCCTGTTTTGGGTCTTCTTGCTTATAATGCATCCAATTTATCAGCCACAAATTTGCCCGAGTTGGATATCGGGGCTTCCGGCGACCCTATATTGGTCCACTTCAGCAGCATCAGACCAGCTCCAGCAGGGTCTGTGCCAAGATGTGTTCAGTTTGATTTGCGTGGTTTGGTCAATTTTAGTGATGTAGAATCAGGAAATACGTGTTCAACGAAGCAACAGGGGCATTTCTCGATAGTGATTGAGTCAATTGCCCCTTCTCCATCTCCGACCTTTCCTCCCCCACCTGGGGAAGGCCCAGGTCCGAGTCCTGGGCCGAGTGGAACTTCCAGATCTTGGGTGGTAGTTGGTTCCGTGCTCGGTGGACTGGCATTGTTGGTTTTGTTGGCATTGCTGGTCTTTTGGGTGCAAAGgttcaagaaaaggaagagaattcAGCGAATGGAAAGAGCTGCAGATGCAGGGGAAGCTCTAAGGGTGACACGGGTCGGTGATACGACAGCGCCGGCAGCTATGGTCACCAGGACTCAACCTGCCCTCGAGCATGAGTATGTGCCCTGACTTATAAATATTCCACACAGGATAGCCTCTCCAACTCCGTTACAACTTCTCATTCAAATTCAATCCCCGTATCCAgatactttcttttttctgattgCAACTATTTTTTCTTCTGGGTGCCTTTGGTTGGTTTTGTCCTTGGGTAGGTTCCTGGTTTTAGTGTGGGGGTTAATATTAGGATATTTGGTGTAAATCCTTCTTCTTGCAGAAACTGTCCATAGTCCTGTGATTCATTGTGCTATGCTTGTCATGCAAATTTGTTCTATCGTGTATTCAATGCACGTATCCGGTCGATGAtcgaataaaattatcccattcTTGTCATTTGCATCTTGGACTTGTTCTCCATTCCTTGAATATAAGTTGGTGGTCAGTTGATCGACTTTTGATAACACCGTAATGGATCTATTCCGGATGTTCAGCTCATCGATAGTTATGACCATGTAGTTCATGTGAACCCATAGGCAAGGATCATCCTTCTAATGTAACCTTCCTCTGCAATAGACTCTGCATCTTTTAGTGAGGTTCAAGCTTGAGTAATGGTGATTTCGTCTGCTCTTTGTTGCATCTAATGTTAAACAATAAGAAGCAGATGGCTTTTCATTAAGGATGATTCACTCCAAGTCTAtttcagaaaaaagaagaagtcaaaagttaaaattttataataggaaaaaaaacctccaaaaaccccaaaccataccattgtaacacatttaccttcttttttttttttaacaccaaaaattttaaatttatatatgtgtgacacatttactttaTGTCAATATTCCGTTAGTGAGCACCGTCAAGCACATACGTGGCTTATGCTAAACAAAAATGTTGTTTTAGTTTAAAATCACTAGATTGAACCTTGACGGAAGGTTAATGTGTCACCTAGgtataagtttggggtttttgatatcacaaaaaaatatttagggtaaatgtgccGCAATAGatataatttgagaattttttatatcacaaaaaaaaaattaaggtaaatgTATTACGATGGGCATAATTTTGGATTAttggtagtttttttttccataataatatatatagaaagtTATCAACATTTGTTTAGGTCATGCAAAAATAGGCAAATTTGGGAGTTGGataatctttttccttttttatttatttggaaaatcaaGAGGGcgcttttttgagaaaaagggGACCCCATCACGTTAGATTTacagacttttaaaaaaaaattacgataTTGAAACTTATATTACAAACACAAAATATAACTTACAAACGGAGTacctaaaaaaaatgatagaggCCCGGGTAACATCTCGAAAATATTCAGCCGTAGTCATTAGTTACGATGCAATAAAATATGTTACTACAATTAGATTTTGGTACTAATCTAATAAGAATAAGTATAATTACAATCATCATTAATTAACACTCACCGAATCAAACTattaaggtaaatgtgttgCTTTGAATAACTTCCTATAAGATAAATTATCTTGTCTAAATAGATGTTCCTATTTGAAGgtaaatgatttattttgagGGGTATAGATGGAAGTAATTTACTGCCTAAGAAAGATACCAATTTGTGAAGTTCCCTCAGAATCAAATATAATATAAACATAAGCAAATTAAATGATTGAAATCTGTAAATCTTGCCAAATCAATCCTTTTGTGCTTTGTATCTTGAGGTTGTTGTCCCTAGTAATTATCCAATGATATTGTGATAGTGATATTTCCATCATTAAGGGGGCATTCGTTTTACGGaagatgaatgatttggaaaaaaaatttcgaaaaatgatGGTTTAtgttatttagaaaaattagtcaacggaaaatattttcatcattgataaCAACTTATGCCTAATTATTTTCGTAGGCGATtacaatttttattcatttatttttgtaagcgatataagcagttatttttcaaaaaatgttttcaaaatcacTCATTTTCTACGCACCGTAATAGTAATTTCCCTTTATACTTCACAACTTGACGATAGAATTGCTTAGTAATTATCCTACCATATTGTGATTTTCTTCAATGGGttataaattattgttcttgttcttaATAATTATAACCCCTATAAACTGCAATTTAACTAGAGTTGCCATAATCTCGATTGCACCTATAGTCGATACCATCTCCTTTCACATAGTAATTTTGCTATAGATTTTagatatgaaattcatatcactTAGTAATTAATCGAAGATATAGTAATGCACCTTAAATTACTGAGCTTATAATCATTAATCGGCCTAAATAATCCATAAATTATGTATAGATCTATGTACATGATGATTAGCAATCTACTTTTGGAGATAGTAAATTATTTTAACTTCCCGTAAGTTCGAGTAAGCAACCTATAATTATTATTACTTTCTTTTGTCCTATTCTTAGTAATTTACCTAAATGATCGAAGCGTTTCTTTTAAGTTAGTAAATCTATGACTTAGACCACAATGATTCGTCAAACCATCCTTTGAAGATGCGGATTGCTTTGGAATTTGTTGTGAATGTACTGTATCTTAATTTGTCCTTTGGGCATATTCTTATGGGCTCTCAATCAAAGGATGGTTCGAACTGTCGTCCCCGTCAGTTTAAATTGTCGCGGAAAAATAATTGGGTCTTTTTGAGAGACATATTtgcgctctttttttttttttttttttttttctaattacgATGTAAGTTAATCTTTTTATCACCTCATTCATAGAACAAGTCCATAAgctactttttgcttttttgctcCATGTGAACGTGAAGGAGGAGCTTTCAGCTTTGATTGATACATATGCTTTTCAGCCACACGCATACACACACAAAGTCCAAAGCTGGCTTTGCCCTGTTGCTCTCTGGGATTCCTAGTGCTTTGTTGTCTGCCTCACCACCTAATTTAATTCAATAGGAATCAGAATAATATGGGTCAAGGCCTTGTATATGATGTGAGAACCATAATCACTTATTAATTATTGAGTAGCGATTTAATCACACCCACCATGctctattatttttctcaacTATTAGCTGTCTagacatggaaatttttttatgttggtGACCATCAATTTCGTGCGAATGGCACCAACTAGACATGCTAGTCAAGGCTGGACAAACAATCCCTTCCCCaccattttttgttctttttttagtgTTTGAAATAAGTTTCAACTTTTTCGCCCAAACCATGATCTCCTCCTAGCTTTGTTTGGTCTTGTTTATTTAATAAGAGAAACAACAGGAgagaattaaatgaaaataggGTGTGGTAGACCAGTGAGATGTGCACGAAAACTGACTTGAATATTACCTAACCGTTTATATTAGAAAAAGGCTAAATGAAAGATGAGGGattgaaagttattttctccCGGCTTTCCTTCGAGGTCTAAGATTTTAAGGGTTTGATAATGACAGTGGGAATCATGCTTTGAAAGGAATTAAGTCGTCAATCGATTGAGTGCATTTGTGTCTCTGGTGTCTCTGAATGGTGATTTGATAAGAGGGAGTAGCGGGTAAtcttaattttaataaaagggtaaatttgaaaaaattaaaagcaacaCGCTTTCAATCtaaatatataaatagagaGAGATGAATCTAGCAATCTACACAGGACTATTGAAGTGCGTGGGTCCATGCTATTGAACAAGCAAACTCATTAGGCAAGTTAGTGAATGACTCCTGTTATGTCTGAGAATGTCTTTTTCCTAATCATTGAGGGGAAggattttcatttaatattgTTACTAAACACTCCCCAcacactcaaaaaaaaaaaaaaaaatcaagagaatgCATCATACTTGCATCAGCCAAGCTTGAGCTGGAGAGAGCTTACAAGCAAGAGGGGGTTGGTGAGATGTCTTAAATGCTTCATGTGGTGACAAAAGAATCAAAGGCATTACCTGATGTGGCCACATTAAATTTATGTCAGAATATATATGTGATAGACCCCTGCTGACGTCAGAATGTGTATTCCCACTCGTGGCCCCAAGGCATCACTGTCTTAAAAAGATTGGTGAAAAATGTACAGAGAATAAATGCTCTCCTAGCTCTAATTCTAGACTAGATTCTGGACCCTTTTCTTATTCAGGGGGCCAAATTAATGAGTTTCGGCAGCCTAAAATGTGTAATTCTTGGGAAGTAAAATCTGAtgtggaggaaaaaaaaaaaatctgatgcGGAGGCAAGTGATGAAATGCAAGGTGATTGTTGCCCACTTGAGATattgttccttttcttcatgCCCGTGCTCTTGAATTATAGAACttatgaaaaaaatcataaatttcttagcatgttatgaatattaagatttacatttttcatattttgactGGTACTTAATAAATGCCCGGATTTTTCAGCTGTTTGAACCTTTGATGGTAATTTAGCTTGCCCTAGATGGATGTTACTTTAGCAACAAGATTAGTAATAAATGGTCGTTTATTTTCCTTGAGGTTACGGGTTcgataaatgaaaatgattcaTGAGCAGCTCGTGTCGTATTGCCTGATCATGTGAAGAGACTCATCAACAACCCGCATTTTGGTGAGGTTGCGGCGATGAGATCATCCCAACTCTGATGTTTGAGCCATGGATTGTGCAAAATAATGGTAACTCAACACCGatattccattaaaaaaaaagactcgTAATAGAGGAGGGGTTactttcttttaggaaaaatttaaataagGACTTGTActaccttcattttctcaaataatgactggAAGTTATgttaaataagagtttgaagtagacatcattatttcaaataatgacctaaaatgATAATGGCTGTTTCAAAATTCTAGATTTGGCGAGAGTCAACGTCGCCCATGGCCGTGACGGCGGCCTCCTCACCCAAGGCGAAGGTCGCCTCGCCCAAGCAAGGCCATCTCTTGCCAACCATTGGCGAGGTGACCCTCACCCAGCCCTTTCCAGCATCGCTAATGGCTGGCCATCCACCACCGATGAAGGACAAAAAaacgagaaaaaggaaaaaaagaaagaaagaaatgaaaaaaaaaattcaaaaagtggTATATTACTAAAATGCCCATGATCAACTAGAAAgttaagctcttatttgaaacaaacatagtcacttcatatatttatttgaaacaaaatccacCTTATCCCTTATATGAAAAAATGATGACACTTTAACCTTGTATGAAATAGGGtctatttcaaatcatttttttagaaaataaaggtACTTTAGAGTCcttatttcaaattttccttttcttttatgacTCTTTTACTTATGGCCCATTTGGTAACTATCTTGTTTATCTAATTTTCTATTCTCTTGttcttcaaaatagaaaaataatacaaatatgTTTAGtaatgtcaactaatttttatattccttaaaaTACATCTGTAATCGGAAATAGATTTATagacagaaacaagaaataaaaaatatctacttttttttttatgacccaaggaaaaaaaattattttagtcggcgaaataatttttggaattagaaATATTTCCAAATGCACAATGCAATTATTAATACCAACTCCCGTCCATTATT harbors:
- the LOC104432978 gene encoding uncharacterized protein LOC104432978 codes for the protein MGLLRSLTMLMLQLWLLRPMKLGAQNVSTGNFSSARALDMILQDYAYEAFVRPRTGIPYGGRVPLNLTGINITAMRLRSGSLRTRGVKMYREFEIPTGVIVRPYVKRLVLVYQNLGILSEGYYPLPSHKYLAPVLGLLAYNASNLSATNLPELDIGASGDPILVHFSSIRPAPAGSVPRCVQFDLRGLVNFSDVESGNTCSTKQQGHFSIVIESIAPSPSPTFPPPPGEGPGPSPGPSGTSRSWVVVGSVLGGLALLVLLALLVFWVQRFKKRKRIQRMERAADAGEALRVTRVGDTTAPAAMVTRTQPALEHEYVP